From the genome of Bacteroidota bacterium:
ACATCAACAAACGCTGCATTTTCCATTACGCCAATTGTTTCAGGAACATTTATATGGAACGCTGATAATACGCAATTGACGTACGATCCAACGGCTTTGCTGCCATGGAATACAAATTTCACAATCAAAATTGATACGAGTGCAAAGAATATTGCCAAATCAAGAAATCTTGGAACGGCACCCTTTACGACTTCTTTTACAACGGTTCCGACGGATACTGTTGGTCCTGCTGTTGTTACCACGTATCCGGTCAAAAATGAAAATGCTGTTTCTACATCAACAGACGTTATGATTAATTTAGACGAACCGGTACAGACAACATCACTTTCGACTACGGTAAAATTAGTGGATGAAAACAATGTAAATATCTCATTAGCAAATGCAAAAAATGAGACTATTCTCGATAAAGGGATTGTTTCATTTACTCCGTCGAATCTTAAACCAAATACAACATATACTCTGAAGTTGTTTAAGGGAATGAAAGATTTTTATGGGAATATTTCATCAACGGATGTTCTTATTCAATTTAAAACATCGCCTGAAATATTCACCCCTGGTATTGTCATCGATAATATGGATGGAAACACAAAAGGATGGGAGCAACCATCCCAGTCTGCACGATCGAAAAATATTGATACGGCAAAAACAACTATTTCATTTGTCGCAGAAAAAATTAAAGCAGGGCCCGGAGCGATAAAACTATCCTATCAATTTACATCTCAGGACAGCGGAGAGATTGAATTGAAAGCGGGAGGATTTCCTCCGCTCGATTTTTATTCTACAGTCGGTTTATGGATTGCAGGTGACGCCAACAAAAACTCAGTAGAATTACATTTCTCTCCAAATGATCAGATCTTGAACATCGGTAATGTGTATTGGAAAGGATGGAAGTTTGTACAATTCCCATTATCATCCTTAACTGGTCAAAATAAAATATTAACATCAATCATCGTAAAACAAAACTCCGGATTTGTTACTGAAAGCAAGATGTATTTTGATGAAATGCAGATTGACGCGACGATCAGTGGAATCAATAGAAATGATCGAGGAACACCCGGCACATACGCCCTTGATCAAAATTATCCAAATCCGTTCAATCCTAATACAAATATTACATTTTCCATAGGCCAATCCGGATATGTTTCTTTGAAAGTATATGATCTGCTCGGAAGGGTAATTGTAACTCTACTTGATGCAGTAACACCTTACGGTAATCATCAAGTGTCTTTTGAAGCATCCAAACTGCCAAGTGGTATTTATTATTACACATTACAGGCAGGAAGTTTTGTTCAAACACGGAAAATGATTTTGCTGAAATAACTCAAAACATTTTCAGCATTGTTATGACCCCGGTACGTTGAACACTGTCCGGGGTCTTTTTATATTGCGACAATATATTGTTGAGGTAATTATGAGTAAGATTTTATTGTTTCTAATTGGTAGTGTTTCATTTCTTATGGCACAAATAAAAATTATTTCTATAGAAAAGATATCGATTTCGGGATCTGAACAATGGATGCATGTTCAATTTGCCCCTTCCGGCAAAGAAATCTATTTAACCAATCAACAATACGATGGAATATGGCAGTATTCTTTTTCAACAAAATTATTAAAAGAGATTACGAGGGATAAAGGATCAGGATTTAATTTTGCTGTTTCAGATGACGGATTGACAATTGCATATCGTAGAACTACAAATGAAGGAGATCATCTTACCCGTGTACAAGAAGCGGTTGAAATGGATATCAAATCATTGCGTCACAGTGTGATTGAACGAGGAAATTCTGTCTCAACGCTGGTATTTTTGAAAGAAAACAAAGCCAAAACATCGGAAATGATTTCAAGAGAGTCAGGTATCATAGTAGATAATTCAACGACAAAAATTCTAGGAATTGAAAATACTAAGATCGTACTTTTCAAGAATGGCTTAAAAACAATCATTGATCCCTTACCAAATGGTCAATATATCTGGCCGGTACTTTCTCCAGATAAAACAAGACTCGTAGCAGTAGAAATGGATCAGGGAGCATTCATTTCCGATCTTGATGGAAAAAATATTGTACGTCTTGGCAAATGTAACTCGCCGCAATGGACTCGAGATGGGAAGTGGATTATTGGAATGGATGATAAAGATGACGGGCATTCCATTTATGCATCTGAAATCATCGCTATCTCAACTGACGGCCTTGTGCACATTCAATTGACCGAATCTTCAACGAGAAAAGAAATGTTTCCGGCAACATCTCCGATTGAAAATGTCATTCTGGCAACGACAGCTGAAGGCGATCTCTACCTGCTAAAATATGAGGAGGGACAATAACATGAAAAAAATTCTCGCCCTCATAGTTCTATGTTTTACTAGCTCATTTTCTCAGCTCCAAAATCTTAATGGATTGAAGATATGCATAGATCCTGGGCATGGAGGCAATAATGCTGCAAACGACCGGAGAGTTGAACCAGATCCTGGAAATGTTTTTTGGGAATCAGAAAGTAATTTTCAGAAAGCATTACTATTACGACCATTGCTTCAAGCCAGAGGAGCGACAGTCTTCCTGACTCGTGAAACAAATAATTATCCGACAGATGTCGATCCGACACTAACCCAACGCTGGCAATATGCAAATACAAATAATGTTCACTGGTTTCATTCTATTCACAGCAATGCCACCGGTGGGAATAATACTTCCACGAATTATACAATGGTATTATTAAAGGAAAATCAATCGACAAGGCAGCCAGTCTTTCCAGCCGCTGTTGATATGTCTTCATTAATATATACGAACATTAGAGCTAAGAATAGAACCAATTCGTCTTCCGGAAATATCTCCGGCAAACCAGGTGTGTACATGGATTATACATTCTATGGAGGTACAAGCGGTGGATTTAATCTCGGCGTGTTAAACGGTTTAACGATGCCGGGTGAACTTTCGGAAGGATCTTTCCATGATTATTTTCCTGAAACGCGCCGCTTGTTGAACAATTACTATCGCAAAGGTGAGGCGTATGGAATTTACAATGCATTTGTAGAATATTATAATATCCCTTATGATACTCTTGGAATAATTCTCGGCACTCAAAAAAATGGAACAATACCAATTAATAATATCACTGTGCGACTACTTCCATTAAATAAAATATATCAAGGCGATAATTTTAATAATGGATTTTACATGTTTGACTCTTTGTCTCCAGGAAACTACAAAATAGTCTATGAAACACCAGGATACGCACTCGATACTGTGAGTATTGCTTTAACTGCAACTGGAAGAATTGCAACGACTAATCCATTAAATAATGCTGTTGCAGTGGAACGAAATTCGGTGATAACATTTACCTTTGTGAAACAAATGGATACGGCATTCGTTCGTTCGGTTTTTTCAAGTAATCCGGCAGTGGAGGGGGATATTTCATGGAATCCCGAAAATACAATGATGACTTTTACGCCAAAGAAGCTGCTTGGGTTTAAGACGAACTATACATTTTCGCTTACCGGCCTCGGAAATACACTTCAGCCAACCGTTTTTGTTGATAATAAAACAGTTACTTCAAACATAACTACAAAACCATTATCTGTATCATTCCAAACTGTGACGATGCCGCCGTATGTTCAATTTACACAGCCTGTATTGAATGACACAAATTTCAATATTACGCAGGTCGTTGGCGTCCGCTTTTCGGAGACAATGGATACTGCGAGTGTGAGAGCAGCATTCAGCATATCGCCGCAGACTACTGGTACGTTTACCTGGACAACGTCCAATACTACATTATTATGGAAAGCTTCCCCGACACCATTGGAATATCAAACTCAATACACAGTAACAATCGGCAGCACCGCAAAATCAATATTTAATTTTATGCTTGATGGAAATAAGGACACAATAGCCGGAGATCCTTATGTCTTTCAATTTCGCACACAACGCCAGCCAACCTCTGTTGATAATCTCGCTATGAAATCGCTGAAATTTTGGTTGGAACAAAATTATCCCAATCCGTTCAATCCCGTCACGACGATACAGTTTTCGATTCCAGAACAAAGCCATGCCATTGTCACAATTTATGATATGCTTGGCAGACATGTAGAAACTTTGTTGGATGATAAACTAAATCCGGGAAAATATTCTACAGTATGGAACGCTTCTTCATACGCAAGCGGTATGTATTTCTTTAAACTTGTTACTCCAAAGAATACTTCCGTTAAACGTATGATGTTGATAAAGTAATTATGACAGCTCCGTTTTCTTAATGGCGAAGAGTGTTAAAGTTCACCGCAATAAGAGTTGTTGCTGTTTGGATGATTGTATCTGTGATGACTGGGAATGAAGAATTTCACCATTAAAAAGTGAGAAGAGAAATGATTAGAGAACAATTTCTAAAAACACCATTAGCTAAAGAACGCGGTTTTCGCTGGCGCGGTGATGGAGAAATCTCAAGGATCGAAGGATTTAGCGATAATGTATTTGGTTTTGCGTTGACATTACTTGTAGTTTCTCTAGAGGTGCCAAGAACTTTTTCGGATTTAGAAAATATTTTACGTGGATTTGTTGGATTTGCTTTTGCATTTGCACTGCTGTTTTTATTTTGGTATGAACATTATAAATACTTCCGTCGTTATGGTTTAGAAGGGCAAACAGTGCTCTGGCTGAATGCAATATTGTTGTTTGTCATCCTTTTTTTTGTGTATCCTTTAAAATTTCTCATCACTTTTTTGGCAAAATTGTTTAGCCGAGCCGATTTAGCCGTAACCCAGCCGAATGGAACCGTTGTGCCGATCATTCAAAACGATCAAATGGTGACCTTAATGCTGGTATATGGTTTGGGATTTCTTGTTATTTATGCAATTTTCACATTGATGTATCTGCATGCATACACAAAGAGAGAAGATTTAGGATTAAACGAAACAGAGATCATTATTACTAAGGGGAGTATTACGGCTCATTCTGCCAATTGTATCATCGGATGTATTTCAATTATTATTGTGTTCTTTGGCGGGATTCAATACGCAGGTATTTCTGGTTTAGTGTATTGCATCATTGGTCCGGTGCAGGGAGTATTGGGTTTTCGAAATGGCAAAAAAGTCTATAACGTATTAAAAAATTCTACTGCATCGGACTAACCACGTTTTTTATTCAACCTGAATTTTCGTATTTTCAGTTACCGTTCTCGTAGTTCAAGTGGATAGAACCGGAGTTTCCTAAACTTCTAATCGCAGTTCGAGTCTGCGCGAGAACACGAATAATTATTCTATTCTCACTTGAGTGTACCGGGAATATTTTTTTTTCATCAATAACTAACTAAAGTATTATAATGCGTTTATCACGTGGATTTTTCCCGACCGTAAAAGAAGTCCCTTCCGATGCAGTAATTCCAAGTCATCAATTAATGATCAGAGCTGGTTTAATGCGGCAGTTAGCAGCCGGAGTCTTTTCCTTCTTACCAATCGGTTATATGGTAATGAAAAAAGTGATGCAAATTATACGAGAGGAGATGGATGCTATCGGAGGACAGGAGTTTCATCTTCCGGCGCTCAATCCAATCGAATTGTGGGAAGAAACCGACCGTGTGAAAGCGTTTGGCGATATTATGTTTCACATAAAGAATCGAGCGATGGTTCTTGCTCCCACACACGAAGAAGTGATCACGTCTATCGCTAAAAATCATGTGAAGTCTTACAAAGAAATGCCGCAGATTTGGTATCAGATCCAAACGAAGTTTAGAAATGAACCACGCCCAAAATCAGGCGTTCTTCGCGGACGCCAGTTCACTATGAAAGATTCATACAGCATGGATTCCACATGGCAGGGATTAGATAAGAGTTATGATCTTCACGCTGAAGCATATAAGAAGATCTATACACGCTGCGGTTTGAGTTTTCATATAGTCGGTGCATCAAGTGGAGCGATGGGAGGAAGCGGTTCACAAGAATTTATGGTGGAATCAAATGCAGGGGAAGACAACCTGGCTGTGTGTACAGAAACAGGATACGCCGCTAATGTAGAGATTGCTTCGTCATTGGTTCCTCAAGCAGAAAAATTTACTATTTCTGAACCATTGAAAGAGGTTCACACGCCTAATTGTAAATCGATCGATGAAGTTGCAGCATTTCTTAAACTTCCGACCAATCGATGTGCTAAATCGTTGATTTTTATTAATGATAAACAGCCAATCCTTGTATTGATGCTTGGAAATGATCAGCTGAACGAGACGAAATTACAATCTATGTTTGGTCAAGATGTTCGTCCTGCACAATCTGAAGAATTGATGCAATTAACCGGAGCAGACGCAGGTTCTATTGGTCCTGTCGGATTGGAGAACAAATTCACAATCGTTGCCGATAAACGATTAGAGAATGCCAACGGTTTAGTATGCGGAGCAAATAAGAATGATTATCACCTAATGAATCTTGATCTTCAGCGCGACACAAAAATTCAAGCGTACCATGATTTTAGAATGGTAGAAGAAGGAGAATTAACACTGGATGGGAAAGGGAAACTTCGTATTGTCAAAGGAATTGAAGTTGGACATATCTTTAAATTAGGAACAAAATACTCTCTATCCATGAAAGCAAATTTCCTTGATGAACAGGGGAAGGAAAATCCGCTGATTATGGGAAGTTATGGTATTGGTGTAGAGCGAATTGTAGCATGTCATATTGAGCAGCATCATGATGAGTTCGGCATACAATGGCAGAAATCAATTGCGCCGTACGATGTCCATTTGATCTGTGTGAACATGAATTCCGATTCAGTGAAAAAGAAATCGGAAGAGCTGTATACAGAACTGAACGCTAAAGGAATTTCGGTGTTGTATGATGATCGAACCGACGCAAGTGCCGGATTTAAATTTAAGGATGCAGATCTTCTTGGTATGCCGCTTCATGTGATTGTCGGTGAAAAAAATCTGAAGAACAACGAGATTGAATTAAAAGACAGAAATTCCAATAAACGATGGAATGTCTCCGTTGATGCGATTGTGAATGAAGTGGTCAAATTTGTCAAAGAGTGACGATAATAACGGTAGGCAAGTGTTTACATCTTTCTGCTATTGGTGTTTATGAAAGAACAGAAATTCATTATTGGCGGAGAATGGAGAACGGGTGATGCTACCACAACCGTCTTGGATCCATACACAAATTCTGATCTCGCACAACTTCACCTTGCGGGAAAAGAAAATATAGAAGAATCAATTCTCTCTGCACAAAAAGCATTCACCATAACATCGCAATATTCCGGTTTTGAACGTTCGGAAATACTGCATTCTATCGTTTCTCAACTAAAATCCAAAAAGGAAGACTTCGCTCGGTGTATTACAGCCGAAGCGGGAAAACCAATTGTATTCTCGCGAGCGGAAGTCGATCGTGCGATTATAACATTTGAAATTGCCGCCGAGGAGACGAAAAGAATCTATGGTGAAACAATACCACTTGATATTTCCAAAGGAACAAAAGGGAAACAGGGCATTGTTAATTCGTTCCCGATAGGAATAATTCTTTGTATCTCACCATTCAATTTTCCGTTGAATTTGGTTGCGCATAAAATTGCTCCGGCGATTGCAACTGGGAATTCATTTATTTTGAAACCAGCGCCGCAATCACCGTTGACTTCGTTGCTTTTAGGAGAAGTCCTGATGAACTCAGGTTTAGAAAAAAGCACTATCAATATTCTTCCAACATCTAATGATTTGGCCGAAATGCTTGTCCGGGATGAACGAATTGCCATGGTAAGTTTTACCGGCAGTGCAAAAGTAGGGTGGATGCTGAAATCGAAAGCTGGGAAGAAAAAAGTTGTACTCGAACTCGGGGGGAATGCATCCGCAATAATCGATTCAAGTGCTGACATAGCACACGCGGTTAAGCGGTGTGTTATAGGAGCATTTGGCTACGCTGGACAAGTATGCATTAAAGTTCAACGTATACTTGTGCATGAATCCGTCTTTGAACAATTTCAACATCAAATTGTTGAAGAAGCAAAAAAAGTAAAAATGGGAGACCCCTCCGATGAATCAAACATTCTTGGTCCTATGATCTCAGAAATGGAAGCACAAAGAGTGGAATCATGGGTGAATGAAGCCGAAAAGGAGGGTGCAACGATTTTGATAGGAGGAACAAGGAATGGAAAGTTCTATTCTCCGACGGTGATGACGAATGTTCACTCTTCAATGAAAATATGTTCTGAAGAAATATTTGGACCGATTGTCACGTTGGAGAAGTACTCACACGTTAATGAGGCAATTTCAATAGTGAATGAATCGAAATACGGCCTGCAAGCCGGCTTGTTCTCCAACAATTTTGCTACAATTCAGCATATCTACAAACATCTTAGCGTTGGCGGACTTATCGTAAATGATTTCCCCACATTTCGTGTTGATAATATGCCCTACGGCGGAATCAAAGATTCTGGTTTTGGCAGAGAAGGCGTTCGATACGCGATGGAAGAAATGATGGAAAAAAAATTGCTAGTGATTTAACACACTCTTTTTTTTGTATACCAATCTATAAGTATCGTTGTTTACAATTTTGAA
Proteins encoded in this window:
- a CDS encoding TMEM175 family protein codes for the protein MIREQFLKTPLAKERGFRWRGDGEISRIEGFSDNVFGFALTLLVVSLEVPRTFSDLENILRGFVGFAFAFALLFLFWYEHYKYFRRYGLEGQTVLWLNAILLFVILFFVYPLKFLITFLAKLFSRADLAVTQPNGTVVPIIQNDQMVTLMLVYGLGFLVIYAIFTLMYLHAYTKREDLGLNETEIIITKGSITAHSANCIIGCISIIIVFFGGIQYAGISGLVYCIIGPVQGVLGFRNGKKVYNVLKNSTASD
- a CDS encoding Ig-like domain-containing protein, which gives rise to MKKILALIVLCFTSSFSQLQNLNGLKICIDPGHGGNNAANDRRVEPDPGNVFWESESNFQKALLLRPLLQARGATVFLTRETNNYPTDVDPTLTQRWQYANTNNVHWFHSIHSNATGGNNTSTNYTMVLLKENQSTRQPVFPAAVDMSSLIYTNIRAKNRTNSSSGNISGKPGVYMDYTFYGGTSGGFNLGVLNGLTMPGELSEGSFHDYFPETRRLLNNYYRKGEAYGIYNAFVEYYNIPYDTLGIILGTQKNGTIPINNITVRLLPLNKIYQGDNFNNGFYMFDSLSPGNYKIVYETPGYALDTVSIALTATGRIATTNPLNNAVAVERNSVITFTFVKQMDTAFVRSVFSSNPAVEGDISWNPENTMMTFTPKKLLGFKTNYTFSLTGLGNTLQPTVFVDNKTVTSNITTKPLSVSFQTVTMPPYVQFTQPVLNDTNFNITQVVGVRFSETMDTASVRAAFSISPQTTGTFTWTTSNTTLLWKASPTPLEYQTQYTVTIGSTAKSIFNFMLDGNKDTIAGDPYVFQFRTQRQPTSVDNLAMKSLKFWLEQNYPNPFNPVTTIQFSIPEQSHAIVTIYDMLGRHVETLLDDKLNPGKYSTVWNASSYASGMYFFKLVTPKNTSVKRMMLIK
- a CDS encoding proline--tRNA ligase; this translates as MRLSRGFFPTVKEVPSDAVIPSHQLMIRAGLMRQLAAGVFSFLPIGYMVMKKVMQIIREEMDAIGGQEFHLPALNPIELWEETDRVKAFGDIMFHIKNRAMVLAPTHEEVITSIAKNHVKSYKEMPQIWYQIQTKFRNEPRPKSGVLRGRQFTMKDSYSMDSTWQGLDKSYDLHAEAYKKIYTRCGLSFHIVGASSGAMGGSGSQEFMVESNAGEDNLAVCTETGYAANVEIASSLVPQAEKFTISEPLKEVHTPNCKSIDEVAAFLKLPTNRCAKSLIFINDKQPILVLMLGNDQLNETKLQSMFGQDVRPAQSEELMQLTGADAGSIGPVGLENKFTIVADKRLENANGLVCGANKNDYHLMNLDLQRDTKIQAYHDFRMVEEGELTLDGKGKLRIVKGIEVGHIFKLGTKYSLSMKANFLDEQGKENPLIMGSYGIGVERIVACHIEQHHDEFGIQWQKSIAPYDVHLICVNMNSDSVKKKSEELYTELNAKGISVLYDDRTDASAGFKFKDADLLGMPLHVIVGEKNLKNNEIELKDRNSNKRWNVSVDAIVNEVVKFVKE
- a CDS encoding aldehyde dehydrogenase family protein, with the protein product MKEQKFIIGGEWRTGDATTTVLDPYTNSDLAQLHLAGKENIEESILSAQKAFTITSQYSGFERSEILHSIVSQLKSKKEDFARCITAEAGKPIVFSRAEVDRAIITFEIAAEETKRIYGETIPLDISKGTKGKQGIVNSFPIGIILCISPFNFPLNLVAHKIAPAIATGNSFILKPAPQSPLTSLLLGEVLMNSGLEKSTINILPTSNDLAEMLVRDERIAMVSFTGSAKVGWMLKSKAGKKKVVLELGGNASAIIDSSADIAHAVKRCVIGAFGYAGQVCIKVQRILVHESVFEQFQHQIVEEAKKVKMGDPSDESNILGPMISEMEAQRVESWVNEAEKEGATILIGGTRNGKFYSPTVMTNVHSSMKICSEEIFGPIVTLEKYSHVNEAISIVNESKYGLQAGLFSNNFATIQHIYKHLSVGGLIVNDFPTFRVDNMPYGGIKDSGFGREGVRYAMEEMMEKKLLVI